The window CGGTGGACTTACCGGCACCGTTAGGACCGACCACACCGATCTTCGCGCCGGGCAGGAAGCTCAGCGTCACGTCGTCAAGGATCACCTTGTCGCCGTGCGCCTTACGCGTCTTGCGCATGGTGTAGATGTACTCAGCCAAGAGAAACCGTCCGGACGCTTGAATCTGGCAGTGGGCAGATACACCCCATCTTGCCCGACTGCTACCCCTGGGGGGAAACCCGTTTGGTCGAGGGGCCCTGACCTGGGGTTTCGCGGGCGAGGTCGAGGGTGAATCGGCTGTTCAGGGTGTCGGGGTGGGTGTCACCGAGGACGCGCTCGTACTGGGCAAGGGTCGCCTCGCACAGCGGAAGGGCCCGTTTCAGATCCCCTGCCACTACATAGGCCCAGGCAAGTTGATGACGACTGTGCAGGGTGTCCAGGTGGCTGTCACCCAGCACCTGCTCACGCTGGTCCAGGGTCGCCTCGTACAGCGGAATAGCGCGTCCCAGGTCTCCCGACACCCGGCAGGCGTAGGCGAGGGTGTTGCGGCTGTGCAGGGTGTCCGGGTGGGTGTCACCGAGGACCCGCGCGCGCTGGGCCAGGGTCAGCTCGCACAGCGGAAGAGCCCGTTTCAGGTCCCCTGTCGTCACATAGGCGTAGGCGAGGGTGTCGCGGCTGTTCAGGGTGTCGGGGTGGGTGTCGCCGAGGACCCGCTCGTGCTGGGCGAGGCTCGTCTCGCCCAGCGGGACGGCCCGTTTCAGATTCCCTGTCGTCACATAGGTCCAGGCAAGGTGATTGCGGCTGATCAGAGTGTCGGGGTGGGTATCACCCAGCACCTGCTCGCACTGGGCAAGAACCGTCTCGAGCAGGGGGACGGCCCGCTCCAGATCCCCCGCGGTCTGATAGGCGCCGGCGAGGTCGCCCCGGCTGGCCAGGGTGTCGGGATGGGTGTCACCCAGCACGCGGACGCGCTGGGCAAGAACCGTCTCATGCAGGGAAACGGCCCGCCCCAGATCCCCCGCCAATTGGTAGACCCAGGCGAGCTGACCGCGGCTTCGCAAAGTGTCGGGATGACTGTCACCCAGCACCCGCTCACGCTGGGCCAGCGTCGTCTCGGACAGCGGGACGGCCCGCTCCAGATCCCCCACCACCTGATAGGCGACGGCAAGCTTGCTCCGGCTGACCAGGGTGTCGGGATGGGTGTTGCCCAGTACTCGCTCGCGCTGGGCAAGAACCGTCTCGTGCAGGGAAACGGCCCGTCCCAGATCCCCCGCCACCTGGCAGGTGAGGGCGAGGTTGTCCCGGCTGGCCAGGGTGTCGGGATGGGTATCACCCAGCACGCGGACGCGCTGGCCAAGAACCGTCTCATGCAGGGAAACGGCCCGCCCCAGATCCCCCGCCAATTGGTAGACCCAGGCGAGCTGACTGCGGCTTCGCAAAGTGTCCGGATGACTGTCACCCAGCACCCGCTCACGCTGGGCCAAGGTCAGCTGAGTCAGCGGGATGGCCCGCCCCAGATCCCCCGCCACCTGGTAGGCGAGAGCGAGGTCGCTCCGGCTGGCGAGGGTGTCGGGGTGCGTATAACCGAGCACCTGCTCGCACTGGGCCAGGGTCGTCTCGTGCAGGGGAACGGCCCGCCCCAGATCCCCCGCCGCCTGATAGACGAGAGCGAGGTTGCTCCGGCTGCGCAGGGTGTCGGGGTGGGTGTCACCCAGCACCTGCACGCGCTGGGCCAGGGTTGTCTCGCACAGCGGGACGGCCCGTTCCAGATCCCCCGCCATGTCGTAGGCGGCGGCGAGGTCGCTCCGGCTGGTCAAGGTGTCGGGGTGGGTGTCACCGAGCACGCGCTCACGCTGGGTGAGAGTGGCCCGATACAGAGGGATGGTGCGGGCGGAGTGGCCTTGTTCGTGCATGCGCAGAGCGGCGGCTTCGTACCAGTCGGCGAGCGGGTCGTCCCGGTCTCCGGACGGGGTGGTCGCGGCGAGGGCGATCAGATGCGGGATGAGAGCGTCCCATTGAGCTTCGGAGGCGGTGTCCTGGCCGGGTGGCGGCGCCAGGGCATGGACGACGGCTTGCTCGGCTCGTCCGCGCCCTGCCTGAGGGCCGCGATCTCCGGGGCGCGAGGAAGGCGTGCGCAGTACTGCTTGGACGAGGCGGTGCACGCTGATCTTCTGGCGGTCCGCGCTGTAGGAGATCATGTTGTAGGAATGCAGCACGCCCAGGGCTTCCCCGAGCGTGCGGATGTCGCTGCACAGCGGGGCGAGCAGGGTGCGGGGGATGTCGTCCGGTGCCAGCCAGGCCATCGCGTCGAGCAGGATGACCGCCTGGGGGTTGCGGCGCTCGATGGCGGTCAGGGTATGGCGCCAGATGCGGGCGATGGTGCGTTCCGGGTCGATCCCGGCTGTGGCGGTGTCCATGACCTGGCCCAGCAGGGTTCTGTAGTCGGCCAGCGAGGTTCCGGTCTCGAAGAGATAGGCGCCCGCCTGTTCCAGGGCCAGGGGCAGGTGACCGAGGTCGGCGGCGAGTGCGCCGGCCATCTCTCGCTGGTGCGGGGTGGGGGTCCGTCCCTCTCCCAGGGCGAGGGTGCACAGCAGACTGATCGCCGCGTCGGCATCGAGCAGGCCCAGGGGCATGGTGGGGGCGATCGCGTGCCAGCCGGTCGCGGTGCGGCTGGTGGCCAGGTGCCGGCCGTCCGGGAGGGCACCGAGATAGTGGCGCAGCTCGTCGGGGTGTTCGACGTTGTCGAAGATGAGCAGCCAGCCGGGGTGCCACTGCAGCCACAGGATGGCCCAGGCCGCCCGCTCCTGTACGTCCGCTGCGGCAGCCCACTGCGGGCACAGTCGCATGGCGAGGGAACCCAGGCTGGTGACGATCCGGTCGGTGGTCTCGGCGTTGAGCCACCAGACCAGGGTGTAGGCGTGCCGGTGCGTGTGCGCGTAGTGCAGGGCGAGGGTGCTCTTGCCGATCCCACCGAGCCCGTGGATCGCCCGTGTCCCCGGCACCTGGGTGACCGCGGCTTCCCCCACATCGGTCAGGAGCCGGTGCAGCCGGGCGAGTTCGTCCTCGCGGCCGACGAAGACTCCGGATGCCGACCCGGGCACATTCGCCGCTCCCGGCGGCGCGTCCACGTCCTTGGCCCAGCGGACCGCCTCGCCCGGCAGCATGACCAGCCGGGCGCCGTCACCGGTGACGGCCACACCGACATTGCCGCCCACTCCGATGGACCCCGCACCGCTTGCCTCCACCCCACTGCCCCCGGGGGCAGGACGGTCGGTCATGGCCTAATCGTTGCGTTGTCCCCGGTGACGGCCGACGGCCCCGCCTGCTCCACCAACTCCACGATCTCAGCGCCCACTTGATCCCCCGATCCTCAGCGCCCTTCAACCTCCCAGCGTAGAAACCCACCCCCACCCACGAAACCAAAAACACCCGAAACACCCTCGCACTGAGGACGCCGACCGCCCGCCCCCACCTGTTGTCGCGGTCAATAGTCGGGGTCAGTCCTGCTCAGGGGTCTTCTTCCTCCGGACGATCAGCAGGGACGCTCCGC of the Streptomyces sp. NBC_00287 genome contains:
- a CDS encoding tetratricopeptide repeat protein yields the protein MTDRPAPGGSGVEASGAGSIGVGGNVGVAVTGDGARLVMLPGEAVRWAKDVDAPPGAANVPGSASGVFVGREDELARLHRLLTDVGEAAVTQVPGTRAIHGLGGIGKSTLALHYAHTHRHAYTLVWWLNAETTDRIVTSLGSLAMRLCPQWAAAADVQERAAWAILWLQWHPGWLLIFDNVEHPDELRHYLGALPDGRHLATSRTATGWHAIAPTMPLGLLDADAAISLLCTLALGEGRTPTPHQREMAGALAADLGHLPLALEQAGAYLFETGTSLADYRTLLGQVMDTATAGIDPERTIARIWRHTLTAIERRNPQAVILLDAMAWLAPDDIPRTLLAPLCSDIRTLGEALGVLHSYNMISYSADRQKISVHRLVQAVLRTPSSRPGDRGPQAGRGRAEQAVVHALAPPPGQDTASEAQWDALIPHLIALAATTPSGDRDDPLADWYEAAALRMHEQGHSARTIPLYRATLTQRERVLGDTHPDTLTSRSDLAAAYDMAGDLERAVPLCETTLAQRVQVLGDTHPDTLRSRSNLALVYQAAGDLGRAVPLHETTLAQCEQVLGYTHPDTLASRSDLALAYQVAGDLGRAIPLTQLTLAQRERVLGDSHPDTLRSRSQLAWVYQLAGDLGRAVSLHETVLGQRVRVLGDTHPDTLASRDNLALTCQVAGDLGRAVSLHETVLAQRERVLGNTHPDTLVSRSKLAVAYQVVGDLERAVPLSETTLAQRERVLGDSHPDTLRSRGQLAWVYQLAGDLGRAVSLHETVLAQRVRVLGDTHPDTLASRGDLAGAYQTAGDLERAVPLLETVLAQCEQVLGDTHPDTLISRNHLAWTYVTTGNLKRAVPLGETSLAQHERVLGDTHPDTLNSRDTLAYAYVTTGDLKRALPLCELTLAQRARVLGDTHPDTLHSRNTLAYACRVSGDLGRAIPLYEATLDQREQVLGDSHLDTLHSRHQLAWAYVVAGDLKRALPLCEATLAQYERVLGDTHPDTLNSRFTLDLARETPGQGPSTKRVSPQG